In Deltaproteobacteria bacterium, a genomic segment contains:
- the recO gene encoding DNA repair protein RecO encodes MEKGQYRLPAMVLGRTNYGEADLIVTFFTREQGKIGGLAKHGRKSRKRFGNILSSLALVKLEFTASPGRDLVRLDRGELVRSFEAVAQDLNRLALASYALELVDAFCAPLDPAPMVFDLLIWFLDRLDAGVRPQEDAFIFKLRFLNQTGFGPNVSACPLCGRSTHEGQPLAMKPEHGGVVCQDCSPSGFPVSMGTLKLMDLALILELEKINRVRVSARVLEETELFLRAYITYTLGRELKSVQFMDQLEKNRPLFKPASSK; translated from the coding sequence ATGGAAAAAGGCCAGTACAGACTCCCGGCCATGGTGCTGGGTCGGACCAACTACGGTGAAGCCGATCTGATCGTAACTTTTTTTACCCGGGAGCAAGGTAAGATAGGTGGTTTGGCCAAACACGGCCGCAAGAGCCGCAAGCGTTTCGGAAACATCCTGTCCTCCCTGGCCCTTGTAAAGTTGGAATTCACCGCTTCCCCAGGGCGGGATCTGGTGAGGCTGGATAGAGGCGAGTTGGTCAGGAGTTTTGAAGCCGTGGCTCAGGATTTGAACCGGCTAGCCCTGGCCAGCTACGCCCTGGAACTTGTGGATGCTTTCTGCGCTCCTCTTGATCCGGCTCCAATGGTCTTTGATCTTCTAATTTGGTTCCTGGATCGCCTTGATGCGGGAGTGCGGCCGCAAGAAGATGCCTTCATTTTTAAGCTTCGATTCCTCAACCAGACAGGCTTTGGGCCCAATGTTTCAGCCTGCCCGCTCTGCGGCCGATCAACCCATGAGGGACAGCCCCTGGCCATGAAACCTGAGCATGGAGGGGTCGTCTGCCAGGACTGCAGCCCATCTGGATTTCCCGTCTCCATGGGGACTCTTAAACTCATGGACCTGGCCCTGATACTGGAACTGGAAAAAATCAACCGGGTCAGGGTGTCCGCCCGGGTTCTGGAGGAAACCGAACTCTTTTTACGCGCTTATATTACCTATACCCTTGGCCGGGAGCTTAAATCGGTTCAGTTCATGGACCAGCTGGAAAAAAATCGCCCGTTATTCAAGCCAGCTTCCAGCAAATAG
- a CDS encoding DUF4115 domain-containing protein, which yields MEVTSETFGQHLKKERENKGLTLEEVSKAIRVPVHNLEALESGDDTRLPASVYVKGFIRAYARELELDEQELLEEYNNIYDVAPESVQPPITAVQTQNNYILPIVVIALFVAAVLALGGYYLFSRQKKPASLAPTPQVSMPAPVEQKPTAEMFASLAEIPVPDEAMEQTAEPGPPLTEAPGTADKETAREHSTAQPEAPEEIQAAAEEPGGAPLVQDATPTFEGGQHTLRVDVIEETWIRIFIDGQRTKQYLLSAGETMSWQAEKLFKLKIGNAGGIKLFLDGEALPPIGERGQVKEITLPQPRENP from the coding sequence ATGGAAGTTACATCAGAGACCTTTGGGCAGCACCTCAAGAAAGAACGAGAGAACAAAGGGTTAACCCTTGAGGAGGTGTCCAAGGCGATCCGGGTTCCTGTGCATAATTTGGAGGCCTTGGAGTCTGGTGATGACACTCGTCTGCCAGCCTCAGTCTATGTCAAGGGTTTCATTCGAGCTTATGCCCGGGAGCTGGAGCTGGACGAGCAAGAACTCCTTGAGGAGTATAATAATATTTACGACGTGGCGCCGGAAAGTGTTCAGCCGCCAATTACCGCTGTTCAGACGCAGAATAATTATATCTTGCCCATCGTTGTCATCGCCCTGTTTGTGGCAGCGGTCCTTGCACTGGGGGGGTATTATTTATTCAGCCGCCAAAAAAAACCCGCCTCGCTAGCCCCTACACCCCAAGTCTCTATGCCCGCGCCGGTGGAGCAAAAACCGACCGCAGAGATGTTTGCTTCCTTAGCTGAAATACCGGTACCCGATGAAGCAATGGAGCAGACCGCTGAACCAGGACCTCCATTAACTGAGGCGCCAGGAACCGCGGACAAAGAAACCGCCAGGGAACATAGCACGGCTCAGCCTGAGGCTCCTGAAGAAATCCAGGCCGCGGCTGAGGAACCCGGGGGCGCGCCTCTTGTCCAGGATGCAACCCCAACATTTGAGGGCGGTCAGCATACCTTGAGAGTAGATGTTATTGAAGAAACCTGGATTCGAATCTTCATTGACGGACAGAGGACTAAACAGTACCTCCTGAGCGCCGGTGAAACCATGTCGTGGCAGGCTGAGAAATTGTTCAAACTCAAGATAGGTAATGCTGGAGGAATCAAGCTTTTTCTGGATGGCGAGGCCTTGCCTCCCATTGGGGAGCGCGGGCAGGTAAAAGAAATCACCCTGCCTCAACCCCGGGAAAATCCCTGA
- the cysC gene encoding adenylyl-sulfate kinase, with product MGKGFCVWFTGLSASGKTTLSKLLQETLLERGLLVEILDGDIIRKNLSKGLGFSREDRDTNIRRIGFVAHLLARNGVAVIVAAISPYQSVRDEVRAEIGNFIEVFLDCPLEICVERDPKGLYRKALAGEIKHFTGIDDPYEVPENPEVVVRTHEESPEDGLARIIRTLEILGRIPAIPGEDYSEAEAEVIKKRLTELGYL from the coding sequence ATGGGTAAGGGTTTCTGTGTCTGGTTTACCGGATTGAGCGCCTCAGGCAAGACCACCCTGAGCAAGCTTCTTCAGGAGACTCTCCTGGAGCGGGGCTTGCTTGTGGAAATCTTAGATGGCGATATCATTCGAAAAAATTTAAGCAAGGGTCTGGGTTTCTCCAGGGAGGACCGGGACACCAACATTCGGCGCATCGGCTTTGTCGCCCATCTCCTGGCCCGCAATGGCGTGGCTGTTATTGTAGCCGCCATATCCCCCTATCAAAGCGTCCGGGATGAGGTTCGGGCGGAGATTGGTAATTTTATCGAGGTCTTTCTTGATTGTCCGTTAGAAATCTGTGTGGAAAGGGACCCCAAAGGCCTGTACCGTAAGGCCCTGGCCGGTGAAATCAAGCATTTCACCGGCATAGACGACCCGTATGAAGTCCCTGAAAACCCTGAAGTGGTGGTTCGCACGCACGAGGAAAGCCCTGAGGATGGCCTGGCGCGGATCATCCGCACCTTGGAAATTCTGGGTCGCATCCCGGCCATCCCCGGTGAAGACTACTCAGAAGCGGAAGCCGAGGTCATTAAAAAACGACTCACTGAATTGGGATATTTATAG